The sequence below is a genomic window from Ciceribacter thiooxidans.
ACGTAGCCCACCATCGAATGTATGACGGACTGCGGATGAACGACGACCTCGATCTGCTCGGGACGGACACCGAACAGATGCTTGGCTTCGATCATCTCGAAGGCCTTGTTGAACATCGTCGCGCTGCCGACGGAGATCTTCAAGCCCATCGACCAGTTCGGATGCGAGCGAGCCGCCTGCAGCGTGACGCCTGCCATCTGCTCGCGGGTGTAGGCCCGGAACGGTCCGCCGGATGCTGTCAGGATGATCCGCTCCAGCGCATGTCGCTGATTCCTGTCGAGGCACTGGAAGATCGCACTATGTTCGCTGTCGACGGGGATCAGCTGCCCACCGCCGGTGCCGACGGCGTCGAGGAAGAGTTCGCCGGCGGAGACGAGGCATTCCTTGTTGGCAAGCGCGATATTGGCGCCGCGGCGAGCCGCGCGGAGTGTCGGTGCCAGACCGGCAGTCCCGACGATTGCCGCCATCACCCAGTCGGCGTCGAGCCCTGCCGCCTCGTCGAGGCCGCTCATGCCGGCCGCGACCGCGATGCCGCTGCCGCACAGCGCGTCCTTCAGGGCTGCATAACGGTTCTCGTCGGCGGTCACCGCGAGCCGTGCGCCGAATTTCCGGGCCTGTTCCGCCAGAAGCTCGATATTGCCGTTACCAGTGAGCGCCATGATCTCGAAAGCGTCGCGGCCTCCCAGCTGGCGGACGACGTCGAGCG
It includes:
- the dxr gene encoding 1-deoxy-D-xylulose-5-phosphate reductoisomerase, with protein sequence MIMRTEVPRRLTVLGSTGSIGTNTLDVVRQLGGRDAFEIMALTGNGNIELLAEQARKFGARLAVTADENRYAALKDALCGSGIAVAAGMSGLDEAAGLDADWVMAAIVGTAGLAPTLRAARRGANIALANKECLVSAGELFLDAVGTGGGQLIPVDSEHSAIFQCLDRNQRHALERIILTASGGPFRAYTREQMAGVTLQAARSHPNWSMGLKISVGSATMFNKAFEMIEAKHLFGVRPEQIEVVVHPQSVIHSMVGYVDGSVIAQLGVPDMRTAIGYALSYPDRSALDVERIDFSKLARLDFEAPDEARFPALRLARTALERGGLQGAVLNGAEEAAFAAFVAERIGFLGMAEVVEAVMDQLTDIGPAGEIADVVQADVEARRRAREVVGRMAAA